Proteins from a genomic interval of Culex pipiens pallens isolate TS unplaced genomic scaffold, TS_CPP_V2 Cpp_Un0004, whole genome shotgun sequence:
- the LOC120427483 gene encoding uncharacterized protein LOC120427483 — protein sequence MSTRAKLVKKRDLIIAHLTRSKSFLKGYDAATQQHLVSVRMEKLEGKWEEFEALQLEIEELEDKDYEAGVTADASKEEVEKRVKQLEEKEQQREDMMRRFEDLYYEVRAGLLARMPKVVAPSSGSNDGAPKVHAGVHLPKIELPKFNGDYDLWLPFHDTFKSLIHDNPDLKTIQKFHYLRSCVVEEAERKIENLQLSEINYEIAWDTLVKRFSNKYLNKKRHVNALLHFPRAEKLTASGIHEVIDCFDRCTKILDQLGEVSSGWGVLLTQLLVSKMDDASQKSWEEAALKLADPTFGDVIQFLENQTRVLEAIAVDQQPEVQRSSPVTSGKPTKKPFPKLVVNAATDAGPQKCPVCKGSHQASYCPDFKRLSVEQRIKTIYEQKMCKNCLRVGHRMWTCPIAARCSTCGGRHHSLIHPEKPAGVRGSASNRPAPVVQQAAGSSVPSAGTGTASTPQALTSSVATIYAANVATESRKIHVFLSTVLVSVKDCNGKLHTARALLDSGSQANLISERLCQMLRLPRKKVSVPISGVGSARMQVDSSASAIISSRVSNYTVPMEFLVLKRVTEDQPSATIAIGEWNLPSDMVLADPGFNKRAPIDLLLGLEHFYEFLLLNGGQVQIQRPGEGLPLFVNTVFGWIAAGKTDLGSLNPVPSCHVSVNATLEEKIERFWTIEELQEAPKRTQEEQDCEEHFQTTFSRDTTGRYVVRLPKRLGFEKMIGESRDMAVRRLMQLERRLGKDEGLRVRYSEAIHTYLEQDHMRLVSEEELKGDTRLECYLPHHPVFKESSTTTKIRPVFDGSAKTTSNHSLNEALMVGPVLQDPLFDLVLRFRKKQVALVADIEKMYLQVKVHSDDTPLQRILWRPSPSEPIRTYEMLRVTFGLAPSSYLATRCLQQLAHDEGEVYQRAREALLRDFYVDDFIGGAESEEEALLLRQELEQLLPKGGFRLRKWVSNATGALAGLAADDLGTQTKLNFDQEQVKTLGINWQPGPDVLGIDVSSLSVSGPWTRRRVYSIIAQLWDPSGITAPVISWAKIRMQLLWVATQGWDDPLAPALATQWTEFHQQLPELAKIAVDRCAFVENPAHVEFHVFADASEAAYGACIYVRSVDPSGRVKICLLAAKSRPAGLKKVTLARLELCAALMAARLYSRVVQALKMEGTETWFWSDSTVVLAWLKSPSYVWPTFVANRVSHIQELTKGHRWNHVKGTENPADLVSRGVMPKDLVGLRLWFQGPHWLEAFEEYWSKAKHEETEDPAEELLEKKKNILVVSESPEPHPLIDRYACYWKLLRITAYCMRFARNCQRRKKPSTTSYLTVGELKEAKLALVRSVQQEPFATEIKALANHRLVPAHSSLKLLNPFLDQQGVLRVGGRLRLAGESFSTRHPMILPNSHTFTRQVAVAYHAISLHSGPRMTLAQVRQEFWPLSGKQLATYTYRNCVRCFRSNPVPVKQPPGQLPKPRTTPSRPFTVTGVDYCGPVYLKPAHRRAAALKAYIAVFVCFSTKAVHLELVGDLTTAAFLAALRRFVARRGLPSEVHSDNGLNFQGASNHLRELYDLLQDPTVIEEVTNEATRRGIDWKFIPPRAPNFGGLWEAAVKSAKTSLIRVLGQRQLSFEDMSTVLAQIEAAMNSRPLTPLSEDPDELDVLTPGHFLTGTSLLAIPDPDYSDIPTNRLQHYQQLQQLVQQHWKRWRREYISQLHNQNQKFPQAIQLKAGQMVVLKEDNKAAIEWPLARIVEVYPGPDGVVRVVKLRLPNGAVYKRQASRVCLLPFERDSIGQTSNAFNPQPSQGAP from the coding sequence ATGTCGACTAGGGCCAAGCTGGTCAAGAAGCGAGACCTGATCATCGCGCACCTGACTCGATCGAAGAGTTTCCTCAAGGGCTACGATGCGGCGACGCAACAGCATCTGGTGTCTGTTCGGATGGAAAAGCTCGAaggaaaatgggaggagtttgaAGCGTTGCAGCTGGAGATCGAGGAGCTCGAGGACAAGGACTACGAGGCAGGCGTCACTGCCGACGCGTCCAAGGAGGAAGTGGAGAAGCGAGTGAAGCAGTTGGAGGAGAAGGAGCAGCAGCGAGAGGACATGATGAGGAGGTTTGAGGATCTGTATTACGAGGTAAGGGCAGGGTTGCTAGCTAGGATGCCAAAGGTGGTTGCGCCTTCTTCTGGTTCTAACGATGGGGCACCAAAAGTGCATGCTGGCGTCCATCTGCCCAAGATTGAATTGCCAAAGTTTAACGGGGATTACGATCTGTGGTTGCCTTTTCATGACACCTTCAAGTCTTTGATCCATGACAACCCGGATTTAAAGACCATTCAAAAGTTCCACTATTTGCGGTCATGCGTGGTTGAAGAGGCTGAGAGAAAAATCGAGAATCTCCAGTTGAGCGAGATCAACTATGAGATTGCGTGGGATACTCTTGTCAAACGGTTCTCCAACAAGTATCTCAATAAGAAACGGCATGTCAACGCGTTGTTGCACTTTCCGCGCGCGGAGAAGTTGACGGCGAGTGGGATTCATGAAGTGATCGACTGTTTCGACCGGTGTACGAAGATCTTGGATCAGTTGGGTGAGGTTTCGTCGGGCTGGGGAGTTTTGTTGACGCAGCTGTTGGTGTCGAAGATGGACGATGCATCGCAGAAGAGCTGGGAGGAAGCGGCGCTGAAACTAGCGGACCCGACGTTCGGGGATGTGATCCAGTTTTTGGAGAATCAGACGAGGGTTCTCGAAGCGATTGCAGTCGATCAGCAACCGGAAGTTCAGCGATCGTCACCTGTGACTTCTGGCAAGCCAACAAAGAAGCCCTTCCCAAAGCTTGTGGTGAATGCTGCGACGGATGCTGGCCCGCAGAAGTGTCCAGTTTGCAAGGGATCTCACCAAGCTTCTTATTGTCCGGATTTTAAAAGGCTGTCGGTGGAGCAGCGGATCAAGACGATCTACGAGCAGAAGatgtgcaagaactgcttgcgtGTTGGACATAGGATGTGGACGTGCCCGATTGCTGCACGCTGCAGTACGTGTGGTGGTAGGCACCACTCGTTGATCCACCCCGAGAAGCCAGCGGGTGTCCGTGGTTCGGCATCGAACAGGCCGGCCCCGGTGGTGCAGCAGGCTGCTGGTTCTAGCGTACCGTCAGCAGGGACGGGAACGGCCAGCACACCGCAGGCTCTGACGAGCTCTGTGGCAACCATTTACGCTGCAAACGTGGCAACGGAGTCGAGGAAGATTCACGTCTTCTTATCGACGGTTCTCGTTTCGGTGAAAGACTGCAACGGAAAGTTGCACACGGCGAGAGCACTTCTTGATAGCGGGTCGCaggcaaatttgatctcggaGCGGCTGTGCCAGATGCTGCGATTGCCCCGTAAGAAGGTCAGCGTACCGATATCCGGTGTCGGCAGCGCACGGATGCAGGTTGACAGCTCGGCGTCGGCAATAATTTCCTCGCGCGTCTCGAACTACACCGTACCGATGGAGTTTCTGGTACTGAAACGAGTAACCGAGGACCAGCCGTCGGCAACGATTGCCATCGGCGAGTGGAACCTCCCGTCGGATATGGTTCTGGCGGATCCCGGTTTCAACAAGCGCGCTCCGATTGACCTGCTGTTGGGATTGGAGCACTTCTACGAGTTCTTGCTGTTGAATGGTGGTCAGGTGCAGATCCAGCGTCCTGGTGAAGGTCTTCCGCTGTTTGTCAACACGGTTTTTGGTTGGATAGCAGCAGGGAAGACGGACTTGGGAAGCCTCAACCCTGTCCCGAGTTGTCACGTTTCGGTTAACGCGACCCTGGAGGAGAAAATCGAGCGGTTTTGGACCATCGAAGAGCTGCAGGAGGCACCGAAGCGGACACAAGAAGAGCAGGATTGCGAGGAGCACTTCCAGACGACGTTTTCACGCGACACTACGGGAAGGTACGTGGTTCGGCTTCCGAAGCGCTTGGGCTTCGAGAAGATGATCGGCGAATCCAGGGATATGGCGGTGCGACGATTGATGCAGCTCGAGCGCAGGCTCGGTAAAGACGAAGGGCTTCGGGTGCGTTACAGCGAAGCGATCCACACTTATCTCGAGCAGGACCACATGAGATTGGTATCGGAGGAGGAGCTGAAGGGCGACACGCGCCTTGAGTGCTACCTTCCTCACCATCCGGTGTTCAAGGAATCGAGCACAACTACGAAGATTCGACCGGTGTTCGATGGTTCGGCGAAGACGACGTCAAATCATTCGTTGAATGAAGCGCTGATGGTGGGCCCAGTTCTCCAGGACCCGCTCTTTGACCTGGTGCTTCGTTTCCGGAAGAAGCAGGTTGCTCTCGTCGCTGACATCGAGAAGATGTACTTGCAGGTCAAGGTGCATTCCGACGACACTCCTCTGCAGCGGATCTTGTGGAGGCCGTCACCGTCGGAGCCCATTCGGACGTACGAGATGCTTCGGGTCACTTTCGGCCTGGCCCCATCGTCGTACCTAGCGACAAGATGTCTCCAGCAACTGGCGCATGATGAAGGTGAAGTGTACCAACGTGCGAGGGAAGCACTGCTGCGGGACTTCTACGTCGACGACTTCATCGGAGGAGCGGAATCCGAGGAAGAAGCGCTTTTGCTGCGGCAAGAGCTGGAGCAGCTGCTGCCGAAGGGCGGTTTCAGGCTGCGCAAGTGGGTGTCGAACGCCACAGGGGCGTTGGCGGGGCTGGCTGCGGACGATCTAGGGACGCAGACCAAGCTCAACTTCGACCAGGAGCAGGTGAAGACGCTGGGCATCAACTGGCAACCTGGGCCAGATGTGCTGGGAATCGACGTGTCGAGTTTGTCCGTGAGCGGACCGTGGACCAGAAGAAGGGTCTACTCGATAATCGCCCAGCTGTGGGATCCGAGCGGAATCACTGCCCCGGTGATATCATGGGCCAAAATCCGGATGCAGCTGCTGTGGGTAGCGACGCAAGGGTGGGACGACCCGTTGGCGCCGGCGCTGGCGACACAATGGACGGAATTCCACCAGCAACTACCCGAGTTAGCCAAGATAGCAGTCGACAGGTGCGCATTCGTGGAGAATCCAGCGCACGTCGAGTTCCATGTGTTTGCGGACGCATCGGAGGCTGCATACGGAGCATGCATATACGTTCGCTCAGTTGACCCATCGGGACGGGTCAAGATTTGCCTGTTGGCGGCGAAGTCGCGTCCTGCAGGTTTGAAGAAGGTCACTCTAGCAAGACTGGAGCTGTGCGCTGCTTTGATGGCAGCGAGGCTGTACAGTAGAGTGGTCCAAGCTCTCAAGATGGAGGGTACGGAAACTTGGTTTTGGTCAGATTCGACAGTCGTGCTGGCGTGGCTCAAGTCGCCATCGTACGTCTGGCCAACGTTCGTCGCGAACCGAGTCTCGCACATTCAGGAGCTGACGAAGGGACATCGTTGGAACCATGTCAAGGGGACGGAGAATCCGGCGGACCTCGTTTCGCGCGGCGTGATGCCAAAGGATCTCGTTGGACTGCGTCTGTGGTTTCAAGGTCCGCACTGGTTGGAGGCATTCGAGGAGTATTGGAGCAAGGCGAAGCACGAGGAGACCGAAGATCCGGCCGAAGAACTGttggagaagaagaagaacattCTGGTGGTGTCGGAATCCCCGGAACCTCACCCGCTCATCGATCGCTACGCGTGCTATTGGAAGCTGCTGAGGATCACGGCGTACTGCATGAGATTTGCTCGGAACTGTCAGCGTCGCAAGAAGCCATCCACAACGTCGTACCTCACCGTTGGCGAGCTGAAGGAAGCTAAACTGGCGCTGGTGCGCAGTGTGCAGCAGGAACCTTTCGCCACGGAGATCAAGGCACTCGCGAACCACCGACTCGTGCCCGCCCATTCGTCGTTGAAGCTGTTGAACCCGTTTCTGGATCAGCAGGGCGTACTCCGTGTTGGTGGCCGGCTTAGACTCGCAGGCGAATCGTTTTCCACCCGACATCCCATGATACTCCCGAACAGTCACACTTTCACGCGACAAGTAGCCGTCGCGTACCACGCAATTTCACTCCACTCTGGTCCTCGTATGACGCTCGCTCAAGTTCGCCAGGAGTTTTGGCCGCTAAGTGGCAAACAACTGGCAACCTACACGTATCGGAACTGTGTGCGATGTTTCCGAAGCAACCCTGTCCCTGTCAAGCAACCCCCTGGTCAACTCCCAAAGCCTCGTACAACTCCCTCTCGTCCGTTCACCGTCACCGGTGTAGATTATTGTGGCCCGGTCTACCTGAAGCCCGCACACCGTCGAGCAGCTGCGCTGAAGGCGTACATCGCCGTGTTTGTGTGCTTCAGCACAAAAGCGGTCCACCTTGAGCTTGTAGGGGATCTGACGACCGCGGCGTTTCTTGCGGCCCTGCGACGTTTCGTTGCGCGCCGAGGCCTGCCCTCGGAAGTCCACTCGGACAACGGCCTGAACTTTCAGGGAGCTAGCAACCATCTGCGAGAGCTCTACGATCTGTTGCAAGACCCTACGGTGATCGAGGAGGTCACCAACGAAGCTACTCGTCGTGGCATCGACTGGAAGTTTATCCCACCGAGAGCGCCGAATTTCGGTGGCTTGTGGGAGGCGGCAGTAAAGTCCGCCAAGACGTCGCTCATCCGTGTGCTCGGTCAGCGACAACTCTCATTCGAGGACATGAGTACCGTCCTCGCGCAAATCGAAGCAGCGATGAATTCCCGTCCGCTCACTCCACTTTCCGAGGATCCGGACGAGCTGGACGTGCTCACACCAGGGCACTTTCTGACCGGAACGTCGCTGCTGGCGATCCCAGATCCGGATTATTCGGACATCCCCACGAACCGGCTGCAGCATTACCAGCAGCTGCAACAACTGGTGCAGCAGCACTGGAAGCGGTGGAGGCGAGAGTACATCTCGCAACTCCACAATCAGAACCAGAAGTTCCCGCAAGCAATCCAGCTGAAGGCTGGCCAGATGGTTGTCCTCAAGGAGGACAACAAGGCGGCAATCGAGTGGCCTCTTGCCCGCATCGTCGAGGTATACCCCGGCCCTGATGGCGTCGTCCGGGTCGTGAAGCTGCGCCTGCCGAACGGTGCTGTCTACAAGCGACAAGCATCCCGAGTTTGCTTGCTGCCTTTCGAGAGGGACTCGATCGGGCAGACTTCGAACGCCTTCAACCCTCAACCGTCACAAGGCGCACCGTAA